The Rhodothermus profundi genome includes a window with the following:
- a CDS encoding helicase-related protein gives MGHIKPGDIIQGPHWPESVEVNLVQDLGSYVRIVGRTTTSGYHVDQMLPRADIQNLQIVPVATDFAGAARDIFLRLEALRYRYASLYDPLLAMNISKVDPLPHQIEAVYGYVLNLPRIRFLIADDPGAGKTIMAGLIIKELKLRRLAQRILIVVPGHLKDQWRREMKERFEEHFVVVDRRTMEALFGENVWLRENQIITSMDFAKQDDVLPSLAAAHFDLVIVDEAHKMSAYRYGNRLTRTARYRLGETLSQIATHLLFLTATPHKGDPENFRLFLDLLVPGFFATEDLLQESIRNRDNPLFIRRMKEDLKDFEGKPLFLPRHVRTISFDLGQESPKEKELYNALSRYVQTQYNKALTKDKRRNVAFALVILQRRFASSTYALYRTLQRRKKRLEDLLRMSDPERRKQLERPILFDPEEAEDASEAERWQQEEIWETLTVAENRRELEREIETVKHLLHQAEAIIHSGEEVKLRHFRQALNDLERRFPGEKILVFTESRDTLVYLEQRLRQWGYSVCTIHGGMKLEDRIQAEAVFRNEAQVMVATEAAGEGINLQFCHLMVNYDLPWNPNRLEQRMGRIHRYGQTKEVDIFNLVATDTREGMVLQRLFEKLEEIRQALGSDKVFDVLGEVYYGKNLAQLMLEAAASARSLDEILREIDIQVDEEYIRRVRENLGESLATRYIDYTRIREMADQAREHRLIPEYTEAFFKKGWEAAGGRYRKRRDGFLAVESIPPAIRRVAEEDAFRKRFGSLLNRYPKVAFDREVAFRHPDAEFVSFGHPLFEALLRWVEMSLNDALHRGAVFTDPDGRLDGVLLFYEGEITDGTGRVAGRRLLAFFADRKGGDVRPVNPALLWDLLEGGDTCGRDDVSLEALKELTLPVVLEELERYRTEIARERERQAHIKEKYGLRSLEHFILELDGDLINLYARQEQGEKVDLVIHNKKEQKRRYEQALRELEEEIRRERVLTLSTPRFVAAARVVPAKVAADKMSEDPDVEQVGMAVAMDYERRYSREPEDVSAQNLGFDIRSRDPRTGRKRYIEVKARAGVGPVALTKNEWFKAQRFGDEYYLYVVLNAATKPELYIIQNPAVNLKPEEVVEVRYWVGMEEILRGGREEG, from the coding sequence ATGGGACACATTAAACCGGGAGACATCATTCAGGGACCTCACTGGCCTGAATCTGTTGAGGTCAACCTTGTTCAGGATTTAGGCTCCTATGTGCGCATCGTTGGTCGTACAACAACATCGGGGTATCATGTTGACCAGATGCTACCCCGGGCGGATATCCAGAATCTCCAGATCGTGCCTGTGGCTACAGATTTCGCTGGTGCCGCGCGGGATATTTTCCTTCGCCTGGAGGCGCTCCGCTACCGCTACGCCTCTCTCTATGACCCACTCTTGGCCATGAACATCTCGAAAGTCGATCCGCTCCCTCACCAGATAGAAGCTGTCTACGGCTACGTACTCAACCTGCCCCGGATTCGTTTTCTCATCGCCGATGACCCGGGTGCGGGGAAAACGATCATGGCAGGGCTAATCATCAAGGAACTGAAATTGCGCCGTCTCGCTCAGCGTATTCTCATCGTTGTGCCCGGCCATCTTAAAGACCAGTGGCGGCGGGAAATGAAGGAGCGCTTCGAGGAGCACTTTGTAGTCGTGGACCGCCGCACGATGGAAGCCCTGTTCGGCGAGAACGTCTGGTTGCGGGAAAATCAGATCATCACCTCCATGGACTTTGCCAAGCAGGACGATGTGTTGCCCTCGCTTGCCGCCGCTCACTTTGACCTGGTGATCGTGGACGAAGCCCACAAAATGAGCGCTTACCGCTACGGCAACAGACTGACGCGTACGGCCCGCTACCGCCTGGGTGAAACGCTGTCCCAAATCGCCACGCATTTGCTCTTCCTCACTGCCACCCCCCATAAGGGCGATCCTGAAAACTTCCGTCTCTTCCTGGACCTCTTGGTTCCCGGCTTCTTCGCGACAGAGGACTTGCTTCAGGAATCGATTCGCAACCGGGACAATCCGCTCTTTATCCGGCGCATGAAAGAGGACCTGAAGGATTTCGAGGGTAAGCCCTTGTTTCTTCCCCGCCACGTGCGCACCATCTCCTTCGACCTGGGTCAGGAATCGCCCAAGGAGAAGGAGCTCTACAACGCGCTCTCTCGTTACGTGCAGACTCAGTACAACAAGGCACTCACCAAAGACAAACGCCGCAACGTCGCCTTCGCTCTGGTCATCCTCCAGCGCCGCTTCGCGTCCAGCACCTACGCGCTTTACCGCACTCTCCAGCGGCGCAAGAAGCGGTTGGAAGACCTCCTGCGCATGAGTGACCCTGAAAGGCGCAAACAGCTGGAACGTCCCATCCTCTTTGACCCAGAAGAAGCCGAAGATGCCAGTGAGGCTGAGCGCTGGCAGCAAGAGGAAATCTGGGAGACGCTTACGGTCGCTGAGAACCGTCGCGAACTGGAGCGGGAGATCGAGACGGTCAAACACTTGTTGCATCAGGCTGAGGCCATCATCCACAGCGGCGAAGAGGTCAAACTGCGCCACTTCCGCCAGGCTCTGAATGATCTGGAACGCCGCTTTCCCGGCGAAAAAATCCTCGTCTTCACCGAGTCTCGGGACACCTTGGTATATCTGGAGCAGCGTCTCCGCCAGTGGGGGTACAGCGTGTGCACGATCCATGGTGGGATGAAACTAGAAGACCGCATCCAGGCTGAAGCCGTGTTCCGAAACGAGGCCCAGGTCATGGTGGCCACGGAAGCCGCGGGCGAGGGCATCAACCTCCAGTTCTGCCACCTGATGGTCAACTACGACCTGCCCTGGAACCCTAATCGTCTGGAGCAGCGCATGGGCCGTATTCATCGCTACGGCCAGACCAAGGAGGTGGACATCTTCAACTTGGTAGCCACAGACACCCGGGAGGGGATGGTCCTGCAACGTCTGTTTGAGAAGCTGGAAGAAATTCGGCAGGCGCTGGGAAGCGACAAGGTCTTTGATGTTCTAGGCGAAGTCTATTACGGCAAGAACCTGGCCCAGCTGATGCTGGAAGCCGCGGCCAGTGCGCGCAGTTTGGACGAGATTCTGCGCGAGATCGACATTCAGGTGGACGAGGAGTACATCCGCCGGGTGCGGGAGAACCTGGGCGAAAGCCTGGCCACCCGTTACATCGACTACACTCGCATCCGGGAAATGGCAGATCAGGCCCGCGAGCATCGTCTCATTCCCGAGTACACGGAAGCCTTCTTCAAGAAGGGTTGGGAAGCTGCAGGGGGGCGCTACCGCAAACGCCGGGATGGCTTCTTGGCTGTGGAGAGCATTCCGCCCGCCATTCGCCGCGTGGCCGAAGAGGACGCCTTCCGCAAGCGGTTTGGCTCCCTTCTCAACCGCTATCCCAAGGTGGCCTTCGACCGTGAGGTGGCCTTCCGGCATCCGGATGCGGAATTCGTCTCCTTCGGGCATCCCTTGTTCGAAGCGTTGCTGCGCTGGGTCGAGATGTCCCTGAACGATGCCTTACACCGAGGGGCGGTGTTCACAGACCCGGATGGTCGGTTGGATGGGGTCCTCCTCTTCTACGAAGGGGAAATCACCGACGGCACCGGCCGGGTGGCCGGACGTCGGTTGCTCGCCTTTTTTGCCGACAGGAAAGGTGGCGATGTCCGGCCTGTCAATCCGGCCTTACTTTGGGACCTGCTTGAGGGCGGGGATACGTGTGGCAGGGACGACGTGTCCCTGGAGGCGTTGAAAGAGCTGACATTGCCGGTTGTGTTGGAGGAACTGGAACGTTACAGGACCGAAATAGCCAGGGAGCGGGAACGCCAGGCGCACATTAAGGAGAAGTATGGCCTCCGTTCGCTGGAGCACTTCATCCTGGAGCTGGATGGCGACCTGATAAACCTGTACGCGCGGCAGGAACAAGGAGAGAAGGTAGACCTGGTTATTCACAACAAGAAGGAGCAAAAGCGCCGCTACGAACAGGCTCTGCGCGAGCTGGAGGAGGAGATCCGGCGCGAGCGCGTGCTGACGTTGAGCACACCGCGGTTTGTAGCTGCGGCACGGGTGGTGCCTGCCAAGGTGGCCGCAGACAAGATGAGTGAAGACCCGGACGTGGAACAAGTGGGCATGGCCGTTGCCATGGACTACGAACGTCGTTACAGCCGTGAGCCGGAGGACGTCTCAGCGCAGAATCTGGGCTTCGACATCCGCTCCCGCGATCCGCGCACGGGCCGCAAGCGCTACATTGAGGTCAAAGCCCGCGCCGGCGTGGGACCGGTAGCGCTGACGAAAAATGAATGGTTCAAAGCTCAACGGTTTGGGGACGAGTACTACCTGTATGTCGTGCTGAACGCGGCCACCAAGCCAGAGCTGTACATCATCCAGAACCCGGCCGTGAACCTGAAGCCCGAGGAAGTGGTGGAGGTGCGGTATTGGGTGGGGATGGAGGAGATTTTAAGAGGAGGAAGGGAGGAGGGCTGA